Sequence from the Syntrophales bacterium genome:
CGGTCGAAGGCCTCCTTCGCGGTCTCCATGCTGGAGAGGCCTCCGATGGCCGATCCAATGATCGTTCCGGCCCGGTCTCCCCCGGCCGTGTCCCCCGTCAGCGCCGCGTCGGCCATGGCCATGTCGGAGGCGGCGAGTGCATAAATGATGAAGAGGTCGAGGCGGCGGAGCCACTTCGGATCAACAAAGGCCAGCGGATCGAAGTTCTTCACCTCGCCGGCAATCCTGGTCTGGTGGCTCGTGGTGTCGAACCGGGTGATGGGTCCGATGCCGGACCGGCCTGCGCAGATGTTTTCCCAGGCCTCCCGGGCGGAGTTGCCCACGGGGGTGACGGCCCCCAGGCCCGTGATGACAACCCTTCTCCTGTTCGTCATGAAATCCGCCTGCGGTCGATGATTGATCAGGAAACACCCTTGCTCTTGAGGAAGTCGATGGCGTCCTGGATGGTGCGGATTTTTTCCAGTTCGTTATCGGCGATGGTGATGCCGAAGTTTTCTTCCATCTCCATGATCAGTTCCACCAGGTCCAGGGAGTCGGCGCCGAGGTCCTCGATGAAGGCTGCCTCGGGAACACACTCCTCGCGCGTTACGCCGAGTTGCTCCATGATGATGTTGATGACCTTTTCCTCCAGTGTCATGAACCGTTTCCTCCTTCAGGATTGCAGTTTCGGCTCCATCTCCTCCGCGAAGAGCGCCGCGGTTTTCCTCAGGGAATCCGCGTTCTCCACGCTCAGCAGGCGGAACCTCCGGTCGATGCGTTTGATGAGGGCCGACAGGGTGCGCTTGGGCCCCATCTCCAGGATCGTATCCAACCCCAGGTCGGCCATTTTTTCGATGGTCTCTTTCCATCGGACCGGCTGGACGATCTGCCGGCACAGAAGATCCCTGGCTGTTTCGCGGGTATAGAAGACGCCGGGATCGCAGTTCGGGATGACGGGCACGGCAAACTCCCCGAAGGGGATCCCCTCCAGGTCCTCCCGGAGGCGCTCCGAGGCCGGGGCAAGCAGGCTGCAGTGGCAGGGAACGCTGATGGGCAGCTTCACCGCCTGGGCTCCGCCGGTCCGCCGAATCTCTTCCACTGCCCGCTCCACCGCCGCGGAATGCCCGGAAACGACGGTCTGACCGGGAGCGTTGTGGATGGCCAGGGTAACCTCCTCCCCGTCGGAGCAAACCCTGTTGCAGGCTTCCCGTACGTCATCCTCTCCGGGTCCCAGGATCGCCGCCATGGCCCCTTCCCCCAGGGGAACGGCGTCCTGGTGGTATCTGGCCCGGGCCCGGACGAGGGGGAAAAGGTGTTCCAGGGACAGGGCGCCGGCGGCATAGAGGGCCGCGTATTCTCCCAGGCTGTGGCCGGCCAGGACTTCGGGAGCCAGCGGCACCTCGCGGCGGAAAGCTTCGTAGATGGCGATTTCCAGCGTCAGAACAACCGTCTGGGTGTTGACCGTAAGGTCCAGAGCTTCCCGGGGTCCCTCGAAACAGAGGGAGGCCACATCGAAGCCAAGGATGTCCCGGACCCGGTCGAAGACTTCGCGGGCGGCGGCGTACTCGCGGTACAGGTCGCTGCCCATTCCCACATACTGCGATCCCTGTCCGGGAAAAACCAGTCCCAGTCGGAACATGGACGGCCCTCTCCTGAACGGCCGGCTCGGACTACGACAGTTTTTCCGCCGGCACGACCTCGCGGCCCTTGTAGGTGCCGCAATTGGGGCAAACGCGGTGGGGAAGTTTCGGCTCGCCGCACTGCGGGCAGGCGGACGCCTGGGCCGGGGTCAGGAAATCGTGGGATCTTCGCTTGTTCCGGCGGGTTTTGGAGTGTCGCTTGACTGGGTTTGGCATGACCGATGTTCCTCGTTTTCAAGAATTTTTCAACTTCAGTTTTTTCAGCACGGCGAGGCGCTCGTCCCCCCCGCGGGGGGGGCATGTACAGGCCTCCCGGTTCAGGTTGGCCCCGCAGGAACCGCACAATCCCCGGCAGTCGTCCCGGCAGAGCATCTTCATCGGAACCTGAAGCATGAT
This genomic interval carries:
- the acpP gene encoding acyl carrier protein, which encodes MTLEEKVINIIMEQLGVTREECVPEAAFIEDLGADSLDLVELIMEMEENFGITIADNELEKIRTIQDAIDFLKSKGVS
- the fabD gene encoding ACP S-malonyltransferase, translated to MFRLGLVFPGQGSQYVGMGSDLYREYAAAREVFDRVRDILGFDVASLCFEGPREALDLTVNTQTVVLTLEIAIYEAFRREVPLAPEVLAGHSLGEYAALYAAGALSLEHLFPLVRARARYHQDAVPLGEGAMAAILGPGEDDVREACNRVCSDGEEVTLAIHNAPGQTVVSGHSAAVERAVEEIRRTGGAQAVKLPISVPCHCSLLAPASERLREDLEGIPFGEFAVPVIPNCDPGVFYTRETARDLLCRQIVQPVRWKETIEKMADLGLDTILEMGPKRTLSALIKRIDRRFRLLSVENADSLRKTAALFAEEMEPKLQS
- the rpmF gene encoding 50S ribosomal protein L32, yielding MPNPVKRHSKTRRNKRRSHDFLTPAQASACPQCGEPKLPHRVCPNCGTYKGREVVPAEKLS